A single genomic interval of Zingiber officinale cultivar Zhangliang chromosome 4A, Zo_v1.1, whole genome shotgun sequence harbors:
- the LOC121973476 gene encoding cysteine-rich and transmembrane domain-containing protein WIH2-like encodes MSYYNQQQPPIGVPPPQGYEKDAYPPPGYPPAGYSPPQGYPQAGYPPSQGYPPAGYPPNYGQPPPQQQQRSGSSFMEGCLAALCCCCLLDACF; translated from the exons ATGAGTTACTACAACCAGCAGCAACCGCCGATCGGAGTTCCTCCTCCCCAGG GGTACGAAAAGGATGCCTACCCACCGCCTGGCTATCCTCCGGCCGGTTATTCGCCTCCGCAGGGTTATCCTCAGGCTGGGTACCCGCCTTCGCAGGGTTACCCTCCGGCTGGGTACCCGCCTAACTACGGGCAGCCGCCGCCCCAGCAGCAGCAGAGAAGCGGGTCTTCGTTCATGGAAGGATG CCTGGCTGCTCTGTGCTGTTGCTGCCTTTTGGATGCATGCTTCTGA